One region of Serinus canaria isolate serCan28SL12 chromosome 25, serCan2020, whole genome shotgun sequence genomic DNA includes:
- the ATP8B2 gene encoding phospholipid-transporting ATPase ID isoform X5: MGCGAAGHGAVRGPPSPGGRASSASQRTGIQREVPSNCIKTSKYNIVTFLPVNLFEQFQEVANTYFLFLLILQLIPQISSLSWFTTIVPLVLVLTITAVKDATDDYFRHKSDNQVNNRQSQVLISGVLQQEQWMNVRVGDIIKLENNQFVAADLLLLSSSEPHGLCYIETAELDGETNMKVRQAIPITAELGSTSQLARFDGEVICEPPNNKLDKFGGTLYWKENKYPLSNQNMLLRGCILRNTEWCFGLVIFAGPDTKLMQNSGRTKFKRTSIDRLMNTLVLWIFGFLVCMGVILAIGNAIWEHEVGVCFQIYLPWDEGVHSAFFSGFLSFWSYIIILNTVVPISLYVSVEVIRLGHSYFINWDKKMYCAKRRTPAEARTTTLNEELGQVEYIFSDKTGTLTQNIMVFSKCSVNGHSYGDVQDMLGHKAELGERPEPVDFSFNPLADPRFQFWDPSLLEAVKLGDLHVHEFFRLLSLCHTVMSEEKSEGELFYKAQSPDEGALVTAARNFGFVFRSRTPKTITVQELGQAITYQLLAILDFNNIRKRMSVIVRSPEGKIRLYCKGADTILLERLHPLNQDLTSITTDHLNEYAGEGLRTLVLAYRDLEESYYKDWSERLHRAGSAPEAREDHLARLYDEVEHDMMLLGATAIEDKLQQGVPETIAILTLANIKIWVLTGDKQETAVNIGYSCKMLTDDMTEVFVVTGHTVLEVREELRKAREKMMDASRSVCNGFYQEKLSSKLTSVLEAIAGEYALVINGHSLAHALEADMEVEFLETACACKAVICCRVTPLQKAQVVELVKKYKKAVTLAIGDGANDVSMIKTAHIGVGISGQEGIQAVLASDYSFSQFKFLQRLLLVHGRWSYLRMCKFLCYFFYKNFAFTMVHFWFGFFCGFSAQTVYDQYFITLYNIVYTSLPVLAMGVFDQDVPEQRSMEYPKLYEPGQLNLLFNKREFFICIAQGIYTSILMFFIPYGVFADATRDDGAQLADYQSFAVTVATSLVIVVSVQIGLDTGFWTAINHFFIWGSLAAYFAILFTMHSDGLFRMFPNQFRFVGNAQNTLAQPTVWLTIALTAVVCIVPVVAFRFLKLDLKPELSDTVRYTQLVRKKQKTQHRCMRHAGRAGSRRSGYAFSHQEGFGELIMSGKNMRLSSLALSSFAPRPSASWIDTLRKKKGCEGSSASSPGGAADKTLRV, encoded by the exons ATGGGCTGCGGCGCCGCGGGACATGGAGCGGTGCGCGGCCCGCCGAGCCCCGG AGGAAGAGCGTCGAGTGCGAGCCAACGCACGGGAATACAACGAGAAGTTCCA AGCAACTGCATCAAGACCTCCAAGTACAACATTGTCACCTTCCTGCCTGTCAACCTCTTCGAGCAGTTCCAGGAAGTGGCCAACAcctattttctcttccttctcatcCTGCAG ctgatTCCTCAGATCTCTTCACTGTCCTGGTTTACCACCATCGTGCCTTTGGTTCTTGTCTTAACCATCACAGCTGTCAAAGATGCCACCGATGACTAT tTCCGCCATAAAAGTGACAACCAGGTGAACAACCGGCAGTCTCAGGTCCTGATCAGTGGAGT CcttcagcaggagcagtggaTGAATGTCCGTGTTGGAGACATCATCAAGTTGGAGAACAACCAGTTTGTGGCG GCtgacctcctcctcctctccagcagtgAACCCCATGGGTTGTGCTACATAGAGACTGCAGAGCTGGATGG AGAGACCAACATGAAGGTGCGTCAGGCCATCCCCATCACCGCAGAGCTGGGGAGCACCAGCCAGCTGGCTCGCTTTGATG GTGAGGTGATCTGTGAACCACCCAACAACAAGCTGGACAAGTTTGGTGGGACACTGTACTGGAAGGAGAACAAGTATCCCCTGAGCAACCAGAACATGCTGCTGCGGGGCTGCATCCTGCGCAACACTGAGTGGTGCTTTGGCCTCGTCATCTTTGCAG gaCCTGACACAAAACTGATGCAGAACAGCGGCCGGACCAAATTTAAGCGGACGAGCATTGACCGGCTGATGAACACGCTGGTGCTTTGG ATCTTTGGGTTCCTGGTGTGCATGGGAGTGATCCTGGCCATTGGCAATGCCATCTGGGAGCACGAGGTGGGCGTCTGCTTCCAGATCTACTTGCCCTGGGACGAGGGGGTGCACAGTGCCTTCTTCTCTGGCTTCCTCTCCTTCTGGTCCTACATCATCATCCTCAACACTGTGGTGCCCATCTCGCTTTATGTGAG CGTTGAGGTGATCCGGCTTGGGCACAGCTACTTCATCAACTGGGACAAGAAGATGTACTGTGCCAAGCGCCGGACGCCAGCTGAAGCCCGCACCACCACCCTCAACgaggagctggggcaggtggaGTACATCTTCTCTGACAAGACTGGCACCCTCACCCAGAATATCATGGTCTTCAGCAAGTGCTCAGTGAACGGGCACAGCTATG GTGATGTGCAGGACATGCTGGGtcacaaggcagagctgggagag AGGCCAGAGCCAGTAGACTTCTCCTTCAACCCGCTGGCAGATCCACGGTTCCAGTTCTGGGACCCCAGCCTGCTGGAAGCCGTCAAGCTGGGAGACCTCCACGTGCACGAGTTCTTCCGCCTGCTCTCGCTCTGTCACACCGTCATGTCCGAGGAGAAGAGTGAAG GGGAGCTGTTCTACAAGGCACAGTCCCCAGATGAGGGAGCACTGGTCACAGCTGCCAGAAACTTTGGCTTTGTGTTCCGGTCCCGCACGCCCAAGACCATcacagtgcaggagctgggtcagGCCATCACCTACCAGCTGCTGGCCATCCTGGACTTCAACAACATCCGCAAGCGCATGTCCGTCATCG tccGCAGCCCTGAGGGCAAGATCCGGCTGTACTGCAAAGGTGCTGACACCATCCTGCTGGAGCGGCTGCACCCCCTCAACCAGGACCTGACCAGCATCACCACCGACCACCTCAAT GAGTATGCCGGCGAGGGGCTGCGGACTCTGGTGCTGGCTTACAGAGACCTGGAGGAGAGCTACTACAAGGATTGGTCTGAGCGGCTGCATcgagctggcagtgcccctgaGGCCCGTGAGGATCACCTGGCTCGGCTCTACGATGAGGTGGAGCATGATATGATG CTGCTTGGAGCCACAGCCATCGAGGACAAACTGCAGCAGGGGGTCCCCGAAACCATTGCCATCCTGACACTGGCCAACATCAAGATCTGGGTGCTGACAGGGGACAAGCAGG AAACAGCTGTGAACATCGGCTACTCCTGCAAGATGCTGACAGATGACATGACAGAGGTGTTTGTGGTCACAGGCCACACTGTGCTGGAGGTGCGAGAGGAGCTAAG GAAAGCCCGGGAGAAGATGATGGATGCGTCACGTTCTGTGTGCAATGGCTTCTACCAGGAGAAACTCTCCTCCAAGCTGACCTCAGTGCTGGAAGCCATTGCGGGCGAATATGCCCTGGTCATCAACGGGCATAGCCTG GCCCATGCACTGGAGGCAGACATGGAGGTGGAATTCCTGGAGACAGCATGTGCCTGCAAGGCCGTTATCTGCTGCCGTGTCACACCCCTGCAGAAAGCCCAGGTGGTGGAGCTGGTCAAGAAGTACAAGAAAGCCGTCACTTTGGCCATTGGGGATGGGGCCAACGATGTCAGCATGATCAAGA CTGCCCACATTGGGGTGGGCATCAGTGGGCAGGAAGGCATCCAGGCCGTGCTGGCCTCCGACTACTCCTTCTCCCAGTTCAAGTTCCTCCAGCGCCTGCTCCTGGTGCATGGGCGCTGGTCCTACCTGCGCATGTGCAAGTTTCTTTGCTACTTCTTCTATAAGAACTTTGCCTTCACCATGGTCCACTTCTGGTTTGGCTTCTTCTGTGGCTTCTCAGCACAG ACAGTGTATGACCAGTACTTCATCACGCTGTACAACATTGTCTACACATCGCTGCCTGTGCTCGCTATGGGTGTCTTTGACCAG GATGTGCCAGAGCAGCGGAGCATGGAGTACCCAAAACTCTATGAGCCTGGGCAGCTGAACCTGCTCTTCAACAAGCGGGAGTTCTTCATCTGCATTGCCCAGGGCATCTACACCTCCATCCTCATGTTCTTCATCCCCTACGGCGTCTTCGCTGACGCCACCCGTGATGACGGTGCCCAGCTGGCCGACTACCAGTCCTTCGCCGTCACTGTCGCCACCTCCCTCGTGATTGTCGTCAGTGTGCAG ATCGGGTTAGACACAGGGTTCTGGACGGCCATCAATCACTTCTTCATCTGGGGCAGCCTGGCCGCCTACTTCGCCATCCTCTTCACCATGCACAGCGACGGCCTCTTCCGGATGTTCCCCAACCAGTTCCGCTTTGTGG GTAACGCACAGAACACGCTGGCCCAGCCCACGGTCTGGCTGACCATCGCCCTCACCGCCGTAGTCTGTATCGTGCCCGTTGTGGCCTTTCGCTTCCTTAAGCTGGACCTGAAACCAGAGCTCTCGGATACG gtgcgCTACACTCAGCTGGTACGGAAGAAGCAGAAGACGCAGCACCGGTGCATGCGGCATGCAGGGCGTGCGGGCTCACGCCGCTCTGGCTACGCCTTCTCCCATCAGGAGGGCTTCGGGGAGCTCATCATGTCTGGCAAGAACATGAGGCTTAGCTCCTTGGCACTGTCCAGCTTTGCCCCCcgccccagtgccagctggatTGACACCCTGCGGAAAAAGAAGGGCTGTGAGGGCAGCAGCGCCAGCAGCCCCGGTGGCGCAGCTGACAAGACTCTCAGGGTGTGA
- the ATP8B2 gene encoding phospholipid-transporting ATPase ID isoform X6 — translation MERCAARRAPEEERRVRANAREYNEKFQYASNCIKTSKYNIVTFLPVNLFEQFQEVANTYFLFLLILQLIPQISSLSWFTTIVPLVLVLTITAVKDATDDYFRHKSDNQVNNRQSQVLISGVLQQEQWMNVRVGDIIKLENNQFVAADLLLLSSSEPHGLCYIETAELDGETNMKVRQAIPITAELGSTSQLARFDGEVICEPPNNKLDKFGGTLYWKENKYPLSNQNMLLRGCILRNTEWCFGLVIFAGPDTKLMQNSGRTKFKRTSIDRLMNTLVLWIFGFLVCMGVILAIGNAIWEHEVGVCFQIYLPWDEGVHSAFFSGFLSFWSYIIILNTVVPISLYVSVEVIRLGHSYFINWDKKMYCAKRRTPAEARTTTLNEELGQVEYIFSDKTGTLTQNIMVFSKCSVNGHSYGDVQDMLGHKAELGERPEPVDFSFNPLADPRFQFWDPSLLEAVKLGDLHVHEFFRLLSLCHTVMSEEKSEGELFYKAQSPDEGALVTAARNFGFVFRSRTPKTITVQELGQAITYQLLAILDFNNIRKRMSVIVRSPEGKIRLYCKGADTILLERLHPLNQDLTSITTDHLNEYAGEGLRTLVLAYRDLEESYYKDWSERLHRAGSAPEAREDHLARLYDEVEHDMMLLGATAIEDKLQQGVPETIAILTLANIKIWVLTGDKQETAVNIGYSCKMLTDDMTEVFVVTGHTVLEVREELRKAREKMMDASRSVCNGFYQEKLSSKLTSVLEAIAGEYALVINGHSLAHALEADMEVEFLETACACKAVICCRVTPLQKAQVVELVKKYKKAVTLAIGDGANDVSMIKTAHIGVGISGQEGIQAVLASDYSFSQFKFLQRLLLVHGRWSYLRMCKFLCYFFYKNFAFTMVHFWFGFFCGFSAQTVYDQYFITLYNIVYTSLPVLAMGVFDQDVPEQRSMEYPKLYEPGQLNLLFNKREFFICIAQGIYTSILMFFIPYGVFADATRDDGAQLADYQSFAVTVATSLVIVVSVQIGLDTGFWTAINHFFIWGSLAAYFAILFTMHSDGLFRMFPNQFRFVGNAQNTLAQPTVWLTIALTAVVCIVPVVAFRFLKLDLKPELSDTVRYTQLVRKKQKTQHRCMRHAGRAGSRRSGYAFSHQEGFGELIMSGKNMRLSSLALSSFAPRPSASWIDTLRKKKGCEGSSASSPGGAADKTLRV, via the exons ATGGAGCGGTGCGCGGCCCGCCGAGCCCCGG AGGAAGAGCGTCGAGTGCGAGCCAACGCACGGGAATACAACGAGAAGTTCCAGTACGCA AGCAACTGCATCAAGACCTCCAAGTACAACATTGTCACCTTCCTGCCTGTCAACCTCTTCGAGCAGTTCCAGGAAGTGGCCAACAcctattttctcttccttctcatcCTGCAG ctgatTCCTCAGATCTCTTCACTGTCCTGGTTTACCACCATCGTGCCTTTGGTTCTTGTCTTAACCATCACAGCTGTCAAAGATGCCACCGATGACTAT tTCCGCCATAAAAGTGACAACCAGGTGAACAACCGGCAGTCTCAGGTCCTGATCAGTGGAGT CcttcagcaggagcagtggaTGAATGTCCGTGTTGGAGACATCATCAAGTTGGAGAACAACCAGTTTGTGGCG GCtgacctcctcctcctctccagcagtgAACCCCATGGGTTGTGCTACATAGAGACTGCAGAGCTGGATGG AGAGACCAACATGAAGGTGCGTCAGGCCATCCCCATCACCGCAGAGCTGGGGAGCACCAGCCAGCTGGCTCGCTTTGATG GTGAGGTGATCTGTGAACCACCCAACAACAAGCTGGACAAGTTTGGTGGGACACTGTACTGGAAGGAGAACAAGTATCCCCTGAGCAACCAGAACATGCTGCTGCGGGGCTGCATCCTGCGCAACACTGAGTGGTGCTTTGGCCTCGTCATCTTTGCAG gaCCTGACACAAAACTGATGCAGAACAGCGGCCGGACCAAATTTAAGCGGACGAGCATTGACCGGCTGATGAACACGCTGGTGCTTTGG ATCTTTGGGTTCCTGGTGTGCATGGGAGTGATCCTGGCCATTGGCAATGCCATCTGGGAGCACGAGGTGGGCGTCTGCTTCCAGATCTACTTGCCCTGGGACGAGGGGGTGCACAGTGCCTTCTTCTCTGGCTTCCTCTCCTTCTGGTCCTACATCATCATCCTCAACACTGTGGTGCCCATCTCGCTTTATGTGAG CGTTGAGGTGATCCGGCTTGGGCACAGCTACTTCATCAACTGGGACAAGAAGATGTACTGTGCCAAGCGCCGGACGCCAGCTGAAGCCCGCACCACCACCCTCAACgaggagctggggcaggtggaGTACATCTTCTCTGACAAGACTGGCACCCTCACCCAGAATATCATGGTCTTCAGCAAGTGCTCAGTGAACGGGCACAGCTATG GTGATGTGCAGGACATGCTGGGtcacaaggcagagctgggagag AGGCCAGAGCCAGTAGACTTCTCCTTCAACCCGCTGGCAGATCCACGGTTCCAGTTCTGGGACCCCAGCCTGCTGGAAGCCGTCAAGCTGGGAGACCTCCACGTGCACGAGTTCTTCCGCCTGCTCTCGCTCTGTCACACCGTCATGTCCGAGGAGAAGAGTGAAG GGGAGCTGTTCTACAAGGCACAGTCCCCAGATGAGGGAGCACTGGTCACAGCTGCCAGAAACTTTGGCTTTGTGTTCCGGTCCCGCACGCCCAAGACCATcacagtgcaggagctgggtcagGCCATCACCTACCAGCTGCTGGCCATCCTGGACTTCAACAACATCCGCAAGCGCATGTCCGTCATCG tccGCAGCCCTGAGGGCAAGATCCGGCTGTACTGCAAAGGTGCTGACACCATCCTGCTGGAGCGGCTGCACCCCCTCAACCAGGACCTGACCAGCATCACCACCGACCACCTCAAT GAGTATGCCGGCGAGGGGCTGCGGACTCTGGTGCTGGCTTACAGAGACCTGGAGGAGAGCTACTACAAGGATTGGTCTGAGCGGCTGCATcgagctggcagtgcccctgaGGCCCGTGAGGATCACCTGGCTCGGCTCTACGATGAGGTGGAGCATGATATGATG CTGCTTGGAGCCACAGCCATCGAGGACAAACTGCAGCAGGGGGTCCCCGAAACCATTGCCATCCTGACACTGGCCAACATCAAGATCTGGGTGCTGACAGGGGACAAGCAGG AAACAGCTGTGAACATCGGCTACTCCTGCAAGATGCTGACAGATGACATGACAGAGGTGTTTGTGGTCACAGGCCACACTGTGCTGGAGGTGCGAGAGGAGCTAAG GAAAGCCCGGGAGAAGATGATGGATGCGTCACGTTCTGTGTGCAATGGCTTCTACCAGGAGAAACTCTCCTCCAAGCTGACCTCAGTGCTGGAAGCCATTGCGGGCGAATATGCCCTGGTCATCAACGGGCATAGCCTG GCCCATGCACTGGAGGCAGACATGGAGGTGGAATTCCTGGAGACAGCATGTGCCTGCAAGGCCGTTATCTGCTGCCGTGTCACACCCCTGCAGAAAGCCCAGGTGGTGGAGCTGGTCAAGAAGTACAAGAAAGCCGTCACTTTGGCCATTGGGGATGGGGCCAACGATGTCAGCATGATCAAGA CTGCCCACATTGGGGTGGGCATCAGTGGGCAGGAAGGCATCCAGGCCGTGCTGGCCTCCGACTACTCCTTCTCCCAGTTCAAGTTCCTCCAGCGCCTGCTCCTGGTGCATGGGCGCTGGTCCTACCTGCGCATGTGCAAGTTTCTTTGCTACTTCTTCTATAAGAACTTTGCCTTCACCATGGTCCACTTCTGGTTTGGCTTCTTCTGTGGCTTCTCAGCACAG ACAGTGTATGACCAGTACTTCATCACGCTGTACAACATTGTCTACACATCGCTGCCTGTGCTCGCTATGGGTGTCTTTGACCAG GATGTGCCAGAGCAGCGGAGCATGGAGTACCCAAAACTCTATGAGCCTGGGCAGCTGAACCTGCTCTTCAACAAGCGGGAGTTCTTCATCTGCATTGCCCAGGGCATCTACACCTCCATCCTCATGTTCTTCATCCCCTACGGCGTCTTCGCTGACGCCACCCGTGATGACGGTGCCCAGCTGGCCGACTACCAGTCCTTCGCCGTCACTGTCGCCACCTCCCTCGTGATTGTCGTCAGTGTGCAG ATCGGGTTAGACACAGGGTTCTGGACGGCCATCAATCACTTCTTCATCTGGGGCAGCCTGGCCGCCTACTTCGCCATCCTCTTCACCATGCACAGCGACGGCCTCTTCCGGATGTTCCCCAACCAGTTCCGCTTTGTGG GTAACGCACAGAACACGCTGGCCCAGCCCACGGTCTGGCTGACCATCGCCCTCACCGCCGTAGTCTGTATCGTGCCCGTTGTGGCCTTTCGCTTCCTTAAGCTGGACCTGAAACCAGAGCTCTCGGATACG gtgcgCTACACTCAGCTGGTACGGAAGAAGCAGAAGACGCAGCACCGGTGCATGCGGCATGCAGGGCGTGCGGGCTCACGCCGCTCTGGCTACGCCTTCTCCCATCAGGAGGGCTTCGGGGAGCTCATCATGTCTGGCAAGAACATGAGGCTTAGCTCCTTGGCACTGTCCAGCTTTGCCCCCcgccccagtgccagctggatTGACACCCTGCGGAAAAAGAAGGGCTGTGAGGGCAGCAGCGCCAGCAGCCCCGGTGGCGCAGCTGACAAGACTCTCAGGGTGTGA
- the ATP8B2 gene encoding phospholipid-transporting ATPase ID isoform X4, with protein MSNCIKTSKYNIVTFLPVNLFEQFQEVANTYFLFLLILQLIPQISSLSWFTTIVPLVLVLTITAVKDATDDYFRHKSDNQVNNRQSQVLISGVLQQEQWMNVRVGDIIKLENNQFVAMLQGVPRTSKGQELPWGRRGGVLVLAQPFTSLSQQADLLLLSSSEPHGLCYIETAELDGETNMKVRQAIPITAELGSTSQLARFDGEVICEPPNNKLDKFGGTLYWKENKYPLSNQNMLLRGCILRNTEWCFGLVIFAGPDTKLMQNSGRTKFKRTSIDRLMNTLVLWIFGFLVCMGVILAIGNAIWEHEVGVCFQIYLPWDEGVHSAFFSGFLSFWSYIIILNTVVPISLYVSVEVIRLGHSYFINWDKKMYCAKRRTPAEARTTTLNEELGQVEYIFSDKTGTLTQNIMVFSKCSVNGHSYGDVQDMLGHKAELGERPEPVDFSFNPLADPRFQFWDPSLLEAVKLGDLHVHEFFRLLSLCHTVMSEEKSEGELFYKAQSPDEGALVTAARNFGFVFRSRTPKTITVQELGQAITYQLLAILDFNNIRKRMSVIVRSPEGKIRLYCKGADTILLERLHPLNQDLTSITTDHLNEYAGEGLRTLVLAYRDLEESYYKDWSERLHRAGSAPEAREDHLARLYDEVEHDMMLLGATAIEDKLQQGVPETIAILTLANIKIWVLTGDKQETAVNIGYSCKMLTDDMTEVFVVTGHTVLEVREELRKAREKMMDASRSVCNGFYQEKLSSKLTSVLEAIAGEYALVINGHSLAHALEADMEVEFLETACACKAVICCRVTPLQKAQVVELVKKYKKAVTLAIGDGANDVSMIKTAHIGVGISGQEGIQAVLASDYSFSQFKFLQRLLLVHGRWSYLRMCKFLCYFFYKNFAFTMVHFWFGFFCGFSAQTVYDQYFITLYNIVYTSLPVLAMGVFDQDVPEQRSMEYPKLYEPGQLNLLFNKREFFICIAQGIYTSILMFFIPYGVFADATRDDGAQLADYQSFAVTVATSLVIVVSVQIGLDTGFWTAINHFFIWGSLAAYFAILFTMHSDGLFRMFPNQFRFVGNAQNTLAQPTVWLTIALTAVVCIVPVVAFRFLKLDLKPELSDTVRYTQLVRKKQKTQHRCMRHAGRAGSRRSGYAFSHQEGFGELIMSGKNMRLSSLALSSFAPRPSASWIDTLRKKKGCEGSSASSPGGAADKTLRV; from the exons ATG AGCAACTGCATCAAGACCTCCAAGTACAACATTGTCACCTTCCTGCCTGTCAACCTCTTCGAGCAGTTCCAGGAAGTGGCCAACAcctattttctcttccttctcatcCTGCAG ctgatTCCTCAGATCTCTTCACTGTCCTGGTTTACCACCATCGTGCCTTTGGTTCTTGTCTTAACCATCACAGCTGTCAAAGATGCCACCGATGACTAT tTCCGCCATAAAAGTGACAACCAGGTGAACAACCGGCAGTCTCAGGTCCTGATCAGTGGAGT CcttcagcaggagcagtggaTGAATGTCCGTGTTGGAGACATCATCAAGTTGGAGAACAACCAGTTTGTGGCG ATGCTCCAGGGAGTTCCAAGGACATCCAAGGGCCAGGAGCTTCCCTGGGGAAGGCGTGGGGGAGTCCTAGTGTTGGCACAACCCTTCACAAGTCTCTCCCAGCAGGCtgacctcctcctcctctccagcagtgAACCCCATGGGTTGTGCTACATAGAGACTGCAGAGCTGGATGG AGAGACCAACATGAAGGTGCGTCAGGCCATCCCCATCACCGCAGAGCTGGGGAGCACCAGCCAGCTGGCTCGCTTTGATG GTGAGGTGATCTGTGAACCACCCAACAACAAGCTGGACAAGTTTGGTGGGACACTGTACTGGAAGGAGAACAAGTATCCCCTGAGCAACCAGAACATGCTGCTGCGGGGCTGCATCCTGCGCAACACTGAGTGGTGCTTTGGCCTCGTCATCTTTGCAG gaCCTGACACAAAACTGATGCAGAACAGCGGCCGGACCAAATTTAAGCGGACGAGCATTGACCGGCTGATGAACACGCTGGTGCTTTGG ATCTTTGGGTTCCTGGTGTGCATGGGAGTGATCCTGGCCATTGGCAATGCCATCTGGGAGCACGAGGTGGGCGTCTGCTTCCAGATCTACTTGCCCTGGGACGAGGGGGTGCACAGTGCCTTCTTCTCTGGCTTCCTCTCCTTCTGGTCCTACATCATCATCCTCAACACTGTGGTGCCCATCTCGCTTTATGTGAG CGTTGAGGTGATCCGGCTTGGGCACAGCTACTTCATCAACTGGGACAAGAAGATGTACTGTGCCAAGCGCCGGACGCCAGCTGAAGCCCGCACCACCACCCTCAACgaggagctggggcaggtggaGTACATCTTCTCTGACAAGACTGGCACCCTCACCCAGAATATCATGGTCTTCAGCAAGTGCTCAGTGAACGGGCACAGCTATG GTGATGTGCAGGACATGCTGGGtcacaaggcagagctgggagag AGGCCAGAGCCAGTAGACTTCTCCTTCAACCCGCTGGCAGATCCACGGTTCCAGTTCTGGGACCCCAGCCTGCTGGAAGCCGTCAAGCTGGGAGACCTCCACGTGCACGAGTTCTTCCGCCTGCTCTCGCTCTGTCACACCGTCATGTCCGAGGAGAAGAGTGAAG GGGAGCTGTTCTACAAGGCACAGTCCCCAGATGAGGGAGCACTGGTCACAGCTGCCAGAAACTTTGGCTTTGTGTTCCGGTCCCGCACGCCCAAGACCATcacagtgcaggagctgggtcagGCCATCACCTACCAGCTGCTGGCCATCCTGGACTTCAACAACATCCGCAAGCGCATGTCCGTCATCG tccGCAGCCCTGAGGGCAAGATCCGGCTGTACTGCAAAGGTGCTGACACCATCCTGCTGGAGCGGCTGCACCCCCTCAACCAGGACCTGACCAGCATCACCACCGACCACCTCAAT GAGTATGCCGGCGAGGGGCTGCGGACTCTGGTGCTGGCTTACAGAGACCTGGAGGAGAGCTACTACAAGGATTGGTCTGAGCGGCTGCATcgagctggcagtgcccctgaGGCCCGTGAGGATCACCTGGCTCGGCTCTACGATGAGGTGGAGCATGATATGATG CTGCTTGGAGCCACAGCCATCGAGGACAAACTGCAGCAGGGGGTCCCCGAAACCATTGCCATCCTGACACTGGCCAACATCAAGATCTGGGTGCTGACAGGGGACAAGCAGG AAACAGCTGTGAACATCGGCTACTCCTGCAAGATGCTGACAGATGACATGACAGAGGTGTTTGTGGTCACAGGCCACACTGTGCTGGAGGTGCGAGAGGAGCTAAG GAAAGCCCGGGAGAAGATGATGGATGCGTCACGTTCTGTGTGCAATGGCTTCTACCAGGAGAAACTCTCCTCCAAGCTGACCTCAGTGCTGGAAGCCATTGCGGGCGAATATGCCCTGGTCATCAACGGGCATAGCCTG GCCCATGCACTGGAGGCAGACATGGAGGTGGAATTCCTGGAGACAGCATGTGCCTGCAAGGCCGTTATCTGCTGCCGTGTCACACCCCTGCAGAAAGCCCAGGTGGTGGAGCTGGTCAAGAAGTACAAGAAAGCCGTCACTTTGGCCATTGGGGATGGGGCCAACGATGTCAGCATGATCAAGA CTGCCCACATTGGGGTGGGCATCAGTGGGCAGGAAGGCATCCAGGCCGTGCTGGCCTCCGACTACTCCTTCTCCCAGTTCAAGTTCCTCCAGCGCCTGCTCCTGGTGCATGGGCGCTGGTCCTACCTGCGCATGTGCAAGTTTCTTTGCTACTTCTTCTATAAGAACTTTGCCTTCACCATGGTCCACTTCTGGTTTGGCTTCTTCTGTGGCTTCTCAGCACAG ACAGTGTATGACCAGTACTTCATCACGCTGTACAACATTGTCTACACATCGCTGCCTGTGCTCGCTATGGGTGTCTTTGACCAG GATGTGCCAGAGCAGCGGAGCATGGAGTACCCAAAACTCTATGAGCCTGGGCAGCTGAACCTGCTCTTCAACAAGCGGGAGTTCTTCATCTGCATTGCCCAGGGCATCTACACCTCCATCCTCATGTTCTTCATCCCCTACGGCGTCTTCGCTGACGCCACCCGTGATGACGGTGCCCAGCTGGCCGACTACCAGTCCTTCGCCGTCACTGTCGCCACCTCCCTCGTGATTGTCGTCAGTGTGCAG ATCGGGTTAGACACAGGGTTCTGGACGGCCATCAATCACTTCTTCATCTGGGGCAGCCTGGCCGCCTACTTCGCCATCCTCTTCACCATGCACAGCGACGGCCTCTTCCGGATGTTCCCCAACCAGTTCCGCTTTGTGG GTAACGCACAGAACACGCTGGCCCAGCCCACGGTCTGGCTGACCATCGCCCTCACCGCCGTAGTCTGTATCGTGCCCGTTGTGGCCTTTCGCTTCCTTAAGCTGGACCTGAAACCAGAGCTCTCGGATACG gtgcgCTACACTCAGCTGGTACGGAAGAAGCAGAAGACGCAGCACCGGTGCATGCGGCATGCAGGGCGTGCGGGCTCACGCCGCTCTGGCTACGCCTTCTCCCATCAGGAGGGCTTCGGGGAGCTCATCATGTCTGGCAAGAACATGAGGCTTAGCTCCTTGGCACTGTCCAGCTTTGCCCCCcgccccagtgccagctggatTGACACCCTGCGGAAAAAGAAGGGCTGTGAGGGCAGCAGCGCCAGCAGCCCCGGTGGCGCAGCTGACAAGACTCTCAGGGTGTGA